Proteins encoded within one genomic window of Microbacterium soli:
- a CDS encoding PTS sugar transporter subunit IIA: MSVLTLDRVRIHPGSATQDEALREAAGQLVAAGAVTDDYLEAMRQRELTASTFMGNGLAIPHGTNDAKDAMLSSALSVTRYDGGVDWAGENATFVIGIAGKDGGHLEILSQIAILFSDEDDVARLNAAATPEELFELLSAVNES; the protein is encoded by the coding sequence ATGAGCGTTCTCACCCTGGATCGCGTCCGCATCCACCCCGGCTCCGCCACGCAGGACGAGGCCCTGCGCGAGGCCGCCGGACAGCTCGTCGCCGCCGGTGCGGTGACCGACGACTACCTGGAGGCGATGCGCCAGCGCGAGCTGACCGCCTCGACCTTCATGGGCAACGGCCTGGCGATCCCGCACGGGACCAACGACGCCAAGGACGCCATGCTCTCCTCCGCACTCAGTGTGACCCGCTATGACGGCGGCGTCGACTGGGCCGGCGAGAACGCGACGTTCGTGATCGGGATCGCCGGCAAGGACGGCGGCCACCTGGAGATCCTCTCCCAGATCGCCATCCTCTTCTCCGACGAGGACGACGTCGCGCGGCTGAACGCCGCCGCCACGCCCGAGGAGCTGTTCGAGCTGCTCTCGGCGGTGAACGAGTCATGA
- a CDS encoding PTS mannitol transporter subunit IICB gives MTTTSPAVQQPGGFRVRVQKFGTFLSGMIMPNIAAFIAWGLITALFIDQGWVGNDGPVEAWRWADSAVLGGGTIGDVDYTGLVGPIINYLLPLLIAYTGGRMVYDVRGGVTGAVAAFGVIVGAEGTVMFLGAMIAGPLSALILKWFEKPWQDKIKPGFEMLVNNFSAGFIAFVTALASFFWLAPVMKWVTDLLGSAVGWLVDTQLLPLASIIVEPAKVLFLNNAINHGVFTPLGSEQSAETGKSLLFLIEANPGPGLGMLMALTVFGVGAARATAPGAAIIQFLGGIHEVYFPYVLAKPSLIVGLIAGGATGVLTNVIFQSGLVAPAAPGSIFAVLIQIAPGSHVGVILSVILAAAVTFIVCSLFLLASRKRDLAADGDAAFAAAIAQTESNKGKSSSTLSNLAASAAAPAAVATRRIESIVFACDAGMGSSAMGASVLRNKIKKAGIEGVSVTNQAIANLDGTADLVITQQQLTDRAKAQSPDSLHVSVDNFMNSPKYDEVVDMVRDQKES, from the coding sequence ATGACGACGACGTCACCTGCCGTGCAGCAGCCGGGCGGATTCCGCGTCCGCGTACAGAAGTTCGGCACATTCCTCTCCGGCATGATCATGCCGAACATCGCCGCCTTCATCGCCTGGGGCCTCATCACGGCCCTGTTCATCGACCAGGGCTGGGTCGGCAACGACGGCCCCGTCGAGGCCTGGCGCTGGGCGGACTCCGCCGTCCTCGGCGGCGGAACCATCGGCGACGTGGACTACACGGGCCTCGTCGGCCCCATCATCAACTACCTCCTGCCGCTGCTGATCGCCTACACCGGCGGTCGGATGGTCTACGACGTCCGCGGCGGCGTCACCGGCGCGGTCGCGGCGTTCGGCGTGATCGTGGGGGCCGAGGGCACCGTGATGTTCCTCGGTGCCATGATCGCCGGCCCCCTTTCCGCCCTCATCCTGAAGTGGTTCGAGAAGCCCTGGCAGGACAAGATCAAGCCCGGCTTCGAGATGCTGGTGAACAACTTCTCGGCCGGCTTCATCGCCTTCGTCACGGCGCTGGCCTCCTTCTTCTGGCTCGCACCGGTCATGAAGTGGGTCACCGACCTGCTCGGAAGCGCCGTCGGCTGGCTGGTGGACACCCAGCTGCTGCCGCTGGCGAGCATCATCGTCGAGCCCGCCAAGGTGCTGTTCCTGAACAACGCCATCAACCACGGCGTGTTCACACCGCTGGGCAGCGAGCAGTCCGCCGAGACCGGCAAGAGCCTGCTGTTCCTCATCGAGGCGAACCCCGGACCCGGCCTGGGCATGCTGATGGCGCTGACCGTGTTCGGCGTGGGCGCCGCCCGCGCCACCGCCCCCGGAGCGGCCATCATCCAGTTCCTCGGCGGCATCCACGAGGTGTACTTCCCGTATGTGCTGGCCAAGCCGTCCCTCATCGTCGGCCTCATCGCCGGTGGTGCGACGGGCGTGCTCACCAACGTCATCTTCCAGTCCGGTCTGGTCGCACCCGCCGCTCCCGGCTCGATCTTCGCGGTGCTCATCCAGATCGCACCCGGCAGCCACGTGGGGGTGATCCTGTCGGTGATCCTCGCCGCCGCGGTCACGTTCATCGTCTGCTCCCTGTTCCTGCTCGCCAGCCGCAAGCGCGACCTCGCCGCCGACGGCGATGCCGCGTTCGCCGCGGCCATCGCACAGACCGAGAGCAACAAGGGCAAGTCCTCCAGCACCCTGTCGAACCTCGCTGCCAGCGCCGCCGCGCCGGCAGCCGTGGCCACCAGGCGCATCGAGAGCATCGTGTTCGCCTGCGATGCGGGCATGGGCTCCTCCGCGATGGGCGCGAGCGTGCTGCGCAACAAGATCAAGAAGGCGGGCATCGAGGGCGTCTCGGTCACGAACCAGGCGATCGCGAACCTCGACGGCACGGCCGATCTGGTCATCACCCAGCAGCAGCTGACCGACCGCGCGAAGGCGCAGTCGCCGGACTCGCTGCATGTGTCCGTGGACAACTTCATGAACTCGCCGAAGTACGACGAGGTCGTGGACATGGTCCGGGACCAGAAGGAATCGTAG